The nucleotide window caccaaCAAAAGCGACATGGGAAAAACCACGCGTGGTAAGCCTGGGGATTTCCGTTCAACGCCACACCACCCCCTGGCCGGAATGGATTCGACCAGCGTTTCTCTTCGTTAACAAGGAGGGACTAGGAGATAGAAAGTCAGGGGAAATGTGGCGGGGTTCGTCCTGTACCACACCTTCTCTAGGCAAACAGTTTTGGCCCCTCTTAACGGAGCCCGAGTGGGAGGAACCAAGTGGGGGGAGCGGAAGGAAATAAGTTTCTAAGAGTCCCCCGAGTCTAAGACGTGGCACTGTGTGGCAGGTGCCTCCCCGCCCGCCTCCCACCGGCTGGCTTTGGCGCCGCAGCCAAACAGTCCCGAGGTCTGTGCCCATAGCCGTACCAAGGCTCCCGAGCGTACTCCTCCATGGCGCCGGCGTCTGCCCGCGCAGTCAGGCCCAACGTCAGCCAGGCCACGCCCCCCGTGTAAGCGCACACAGGCGTTCGAGCTTTCCACCAATTCCAGGACAATGATTGGGTAGCTTCGTTACCGTCCGGCCAAAGACGCACTCTCATTGGCCACCCAGGCTTGCATCACGTGATCACTGCAGCCTGAGTGTCGCCCTGTTACTTCTAGGCTCGAGGAGAGAGGACCTCATTCTGTGCTTTGAGAAAAGAAATCGTGTGGTTCTGGCGACCTTAGCGGCGATAAGAGAGTGGCGGCCAGTCTGACAGCCTTCCATTACCTCCACGACTGATTGGTAATGCTGGGTGGGCTCCACTCCCCCATCCCAGCGCTTTGGTTCCTCCCTGTTGGTAGTCTTTGGAGGACACTGGGTGAGCCCATTTCTAGGGCGCGGGGGAGCCGCGTTTGGCCCCGTCGGCAATGGGCGGAGCCTGGGCCTGGGTGAGGAACTGAGTCCTGGTGCACCAGGTCTCCAGAGGCGGTTGGTGAGTTTTGATGATATTGCCACCTATGTTTTCCATCTTTTAGTGCGTATGTTCCATCCGCCCAGCTACTGGTGCAGTTGGATAGGTGGGGTCAGATGAGTACTTGCTGGGAGAAGGCGCTGGGTTACAGGATCCTCATCTGAGCTGGTTTTCATTCCGTCTGTCTGTCAATCCCTAGGTCTGTCTGCTACCAACTATGCCGCTGCCCGTTGCACTGCAGACCCGCTTGGCCAAAAGAGGCATCCTCAAACATCTAGAGCCTGGTGAGACAGCTAAGAGCAGATGgccctaccatgtgccaggcttgACAGGCACTTTGTGCTTGATACTGATGCTTGATACCTAGCATGGGCCTACTGTGCACCAAGCAGTCGGGTGGTGGACATTTCATTGTTAACAATATGGACTCCTGACATCCATCCCTacagtgtgccaagcactgtgtaaGGGGCACAGGGGGATGAGGGGATAGGTAGTTCATCCTTAACAATATTGACAGCTGATGCCTATTTTgggcctactgtatgccaggttcATTCCATGGGGGTGATTACATAGCATCTAATAGGAAGGATAGCTGACATCTACTGCAGTTTCCTATGTGCTAAGTACAGGCAGGATGTtgccattttgaaatacatattatcAGTATAATAGATACTGTGGCGACAGGCATTATAGTGGTAACATATACCTTATCGTTTTCCATATCAATAGCTGACATGTATTTTGGGCTTACTAAGTGCCTGCCATACACATTATGGTTAACAATATAAAATGATAGgatcagccgggcgcggtggctcacgcctgtaatcctagcactctgggaggccgaggtgggcggatcatttgaggtcaggagtttgagaccagcctgagcaagagcaagacccccgtctctactaaaaaaatagaaagaaattagctggacaactaaaaatatatagaaaaaattagccaggcatggtggcgcctgcctgtagtcccagctactcgggaggctgaggcagtaggattgcttgaacccaggagtttgaggttgctgtgagcttaggctgactccacggcactctagcctggacaacagagagagactctgtctcaaaaaaaaaaaaaaataataatactgatgATTATAGCTGCCATTTATTTGATGCCTACTGTGTGACAGGCACTATACTGTTGCTGGCATATGCATTGCCTTAATTATACCCACAGCTGATATCTGCTGTCGGCCTACTGAGGGCCAGACACTGAGCTGATGTCTACACCTCTTTTATTCCACTGATAGTGACTGACATCTGTTGTaggcttactatgtgtcaggcctCAGGAACTGAATGGATTCAGAGCAATGTTTGGATAAATCCCTTGCCATCCAAACTCTTGCTACTCAATATACAGGACTCAGAAACCCTGTAATCACCAAATGTGGAAGCAGAATAGATTGGACATATTTTCAGATAAACCCTTTGCTGTTCAAATTCATTTTATCTAAATAGATATGGATAATGCAGTGTCATATACAATCTGAACTCAGGAACTGAATAGATATGGATAAAATTTTTGATGAATCCCTATCAACTCTGAAACCAGACAGGTCTGGATAACAGTATAACTCATCATCTGAACCCAGAAACAACACATTTAGGTAAATTCTTTTGTAAATCCCCTAATACAGATATAGTTGGATTTGGAATGTGAGAGATACTTCATATGTTTCCTGGTGTgcatatgcacatgcacactTGTCTTCCACATGTGGTTTGTGTGAATATGAGTGTGCATGTCTGTCCAGGCCCTGTAGGATAACTCTCCTGGTCCTTAACTGTTACCCTCCTTCTCCCCCTGGCCTTGTTCTGCCAGAACCGGAGGAAGAGATCATTGCTGAGGACTACGATGATGATCCTGTGGACTATGAGGCCACCCGGTTGGAGGGCCTGCCACCGAGCTGGTACAAGGTGTTCGACCCTTCCTGGTGAGCCCGGGTACCTAGGCAGGGGAGTAGGAGCAGCTGACTTCTGACTTTGCCCTTCCTGTGTTGACCCTGGCCATGGGCTATATGGGGGACACAGGGGACAAGATCTGGGGATCCTCCCTGTGGAGACCTGACATGGAGCAGGTATAGGCAGAGACTGGGGAGACAAGAGTTGAGCATACAAAGAGGATATTTGTGCTGAcactccttccttcccactgCCCTACAGCGGGCTCCCTTACTACTGGAATGTGGACACAGACCTCGTGTCCTGGCTCTCTCCACATGACCCCAATTTCGTCGTTACCAAATCTGCCAAGAAGCTCAGAAGCAGTAATGCAGGTGAGTTGGCAGATCCAAGGGTGCCTTGAGTGATTCTAGCAGTTCTCAGAGAGGGGCCAAATATAGTGGATCAGGGAGGGGTAGGTGAGGCCAGGCAGGCTAAGCCCCAGGCAGGGGAGGTTGTTGAAGGCAGAGGCTGCTGGgtcctggggtgggaggagaagatCATTTCAAGACTCATATCCCCAGATGCTGAGGACAAGTCGGACCGCAGCCATGACAAGTCAGACCGGGGCCATGACAAGTCTGACAGGGGCCATGAGAAGCCAGACCGT belongs to Eulemur rufifrons isolate Redbay chromosome 30, OSU_ERuf_1, whole genome shotgun sequence and includes:
- the PQBP1 gene encoding polyglutamine-binding protein 1 isoform X3, whose product is MPLPVALQTRLAKRGILKHLEPEPEEEIIAEDYDDDPVDYEATRLEGLPPSWYKVFDPSCGLPYYWNVDTDLVSWLSPHDPNFVVTKSAKKLRSSNAVASRKDEELDPMDPSSYSDAPRGTWSTGLPKRNEAKTGADTTAAGPLFQQRPYPSPGAVLRANAEASRTKQQD